From Gimesia panareensis, the proteins below share one genomic window:
- the crcB gene encoding fluoride efflux transporter CrcB → MSQLLAVGLGGFFGAIARYSITEFMSRKYPGFPAGTFVVNATGCLLIGVLMAIVSHKQIHSSVWVHKHVSLFLITGMLGSLTTFSTFGHETVSLLRNAEMHHAFINIAGNLLVGLFAVWLGWTGAMFWIQK, encoded by the coding sequence GTGTCACAACTGCTGGCCGTTGGACTGGGTGGATTTTTCGGAGCGATTGCACGTTACAGCATCACGGAATTCATGTCGCGCAAGTACCCTGGATTTCCGGCGGGGACCTTTGTCGTGAATGCGACGGGGTGCCTGTTGATCGGCGTTCTGATGGCAATCGTATCACACAAGCAGATCCACTCCTCGGTGTGGGTGCATAAACATGTGAGCCTGTTTCTGATTACCGGAATGCTGGGATCGCTGACGACCTTTTCCACTTTCGGGCATGAGACGGTGAGTCTGCTGCGGAATGCAGAGATGCATCATGCCTTCATCAACATTGCCGGCAATCTGCTGGTCGGGCTGTTTGCGGTCTGGCTGGGTTGGACGGGAGCGATGTTCTGGATTCAGAAGTGA